The Saccharothrix variisporea genome has a segment encoding these proteins:
- a CDS encoding putative bifunctional diguanylate cyclase/phosphodiesterase gives MVDQAGTAYDGVADARNEFARGWAAAIGARPDDLLDLTDRLHAAAVRDSSVQDVGRALVELGFASPATLEQTLTFVGEHLRTTRTDRLVAVLGGIAAGFSEALREKTLDQQERNRSAVVQTIRDTEAALRASEAKFRAVFRTSAVGIAVTGLDSEILDFNDALLTLLDYEPDELAGRDARDLMHPDDRHSVDEVAAVLASGARDHVRAERRMVRADGEVIDVVVAVSLVRDDSGAPAYHVAMVENLDEVRALQSQLLRQSLNDVQTGLANRVQFLGWLEGAVGSKGPGTLALVVFDIDGFRVVNDAFGHEVGNRVLTLVAGHLRSVFGTVGQLARIGPDEFGVLVRDPVDVASVVALVEEAVELLAEPVWVGEHGIGVTASVGIVVRAARGADASELMRCADVTLRWAKDDGKAQWALYDKARDDRDRRRLMLAASVSGGLEQGDFRVDYEPVRSLVDGSLVAVEARLGWDHPTEGYLDPASLASLSACTGMAARLGWFAVEQACRHAGDWYRRFGSAAPVLTMDLTARQCQEPELVAEVRRLLRDSGLPASMLRFELGERLPALINDDQAEELAILAEHGVRFVLDQVGGGNVPVDRLRRLPLHGVKFQGSPVRGLAEGANRVDESAAVALLTWARTLGIPLYAAGVRTEFEARRLRELGVTGAQGPLFGTALWSADEVAEVLGKA, from the coding sequence ATGGTCGACCAGGCAGGGACGGCTTACGACGGGGTCGCCGACGCGCGGAACGAGTTCGCCCGCGGCTGGGCGGCTGCCATCGGGGCGCGGCCCGACGACCTCCTCGACCTGACCGATCGCCTCCACGCCGCCGCAGTGCGGGACTCCTCCGTGCAGGATGTCGGTCGAGCGCTGGTCGAGCTGGGGTTCGCCTCGCCCGCGACCCTCGAACAGACCCTCACCTTCGTCGGCGAACACCTCCGCACCACCCGCACGGACCGGCTGGTGGCAGTCCTGGGCGGTATCGCGGCCGGGTTCAGTGAGGCGCTTCGCGAGAAGACCCTGGACCAGCAAGAACGCAACAGGTCCGCGGTCGTGCAGACGATCCGGGACACCGAGGCCGCCCTGCGGGCCAGTGAGGCGAAGTTCCGGGCCGTGTTCCGGACCTCCGCGGTCGGAATCGCCGTGACGGGCCTCGACTCCGAGATCCTCGACTTCAACGACGCCCTCCTCACCCTCCTCGACTACGAACCCGACGAGCTCGCCGGGCGCGACGCGCGCGACCTCATGCACCCCGACGACCGGCACTCCGTGGACGAGGTGGCCGCCGTCCTCGCTTCCGGTGCGCGGGACCACGTCCGGGCCGAGAGGCGGATGGTGCGGGCTGACGGTGAGGTGATCGACGTCGTGGTCGCCGTGTCGTTGGTGCGGGACGACTCCGGGGCGCCCGCCTACCACGTGGCGATGGTCGAGAACCTCGACGAGGTGCGGGCGTTGCAGTCCCAACTGCTCCGGCAGAGCCTCAACGACGTCCAGACCGGGCTGGCGAACCGGGTGCAGTTCCTCGGTTGGCTGGAGGGCGCGGTCGGGTCGAAGGGGCCGGGGACGCTCGCGCTGGTGGTGTTCGACATCGACGGGTTCCGGGTGGTGAACGACGCGTTCGGGCACGAAGTGGGGAACCGGGTGCTCACGCTCGTCGCGGGGCACCTGCGGAGCGTGTTCGGGACGGTCGGGCAGCTCGCGCGGATCGGGCCGGACGAGTTCGGGGTGCTGGTGCGGGACCCGGTGGACGTGGCATCGGTCGTCGCGCTGGTCGAGGAGGCCGTGGAGCTGCTCGCCGAGCCCGTGTGGGTGGGTGAGCACGGGATCGGGGTCACCGCCAGCGTCGGGATCGTCGTGCGGGCCGCGCGGGGTGCGGACGCGTCCGAGCTGATGCGGTGCGCGGACGTGACGCTGCGGTGGGCCAAGGACGACGGCAAGGCGCAGTGGGCGCTGTACGACAAGGCCCGGGACGACCGGGACCGGCGGCGGCTGATGCTGGCGGCGTCGGTGTCCGGTGGGCTGGAGCAGGGCGACTTCCGGGTGGACTACGAACCCGTGCGGTCGCTGGTGGACGGGTCGCTGGTCGCCGTGGAGGCCCGGCTGGGCTGGGACCACCCGACCGAGGGCTACCTGGACCCGGCGTCGCTGGCGTCCCTGTCGGCGTGCACGGGGATGGCGGCGCGGCTGGGCTGGTTCGCGGTGGAGCAGGCGTGCCGGCACGCGGGCGACTGGTACCGGCGGTTCGGGTCGGCCGCGCCGGTGCTGACCATGGACCTGACCGCGCGGCAGTGCCAGGAGCCGGAGCTGGTGGCCGAGGTGCGCCGGCTGCTGCGGGACAGCGGGCTGCCCGCGTCGATGCTGCGCTTCGAGCTCGGCGAGCGGCTGCCCGCGCTGATCAACGACGACCAGGCGGAGGAGCTGGCGATCCTGGCCGAGCACGGGGTGCGGTTCGTGCTGGACCAGGTGGGCGGCGGCAACGTCCCGGTGGACCGGCTGCGGCGGCTGCCGCTGCACGGGGTGAAGTTCCAGGGCTCGCCCGTCCGCGGGCTGGCCGAGGGCGCGAACCGGGTGGACGAGAGCGCGGCCGTGGCGCTGCTCACGTGGGCGCGGACGCTCGGCATCCCCTTGTACGCGGCGGGTGTCCGCACGGAGTTCGAGGCGCGGCGGCTGCGCGAGCTGGGCGTGACCGGGGCGCAGGGGCCGCTGTTCGGCACGGCGCTGTGGAGCGCGGACGAGGTCGCCGAGGTTCTTGGCAAAGCCTAG
- a CDS encoding TetR/AcrR family transcriptional regulator, producing MGRSSDAREKLLGAACELMRARGYGAIGVAEICERAGVRKGSFYYFFESKQALTVEALRHAWEEESAAWRAVLGGGGHPFRRLEALLRAQVKAQYDSKRDVGVVRGCLYGNLVLEVGGNDEAVHACLAEIFDQQVAMVHNVLHEAHAEGMLPTDRATRAHARAVLAQLEGMVLFAKLDNDPQLLDTLWEHVEGVLALN from the coding sequence GTGGGACGGAGCAGTGATGCGCGGGAGAAGTTGCTGGGTGCGGCCTGCGAGCTGATGCGGGCGCGCGGGTACGGGGCGATCGGGGTCGCCGAGATCTGCGAGCGGGCCGGGGTGCGGAAGGGCAGCTTCTACTACTTCTTCGAGTCGAAGCAGGCGCTGACGGTCGAGGCGCTGCGGCACGCCTGGGAGGAGGAGAGCGCGGCCTGGCGAGCGGTTCTCGGGGGCGGGGGTCACCCGTTCCGGCGACTGGAAGCACTCCTCCGGGCGCAGGTGAAGGCCCAGTACGACAGCAAGCGGGACGTCGGCGTGGTGCGCGGGTGCCTGTACGGCAACCTGGTGCTGGAGGTCGGGGGGAACGACGAGGCCGTCCACGCGTGCCTGGCGGAGATCTTCGACCAGCAGGTCGCGATGGTGCACAACGTCCTGCACGAGGCACACGCGGAGGGAATGCTCCCGACGGACCGCGCCACCCGCGCCCACGCCCGCGCGGTGCTCGCCCAGCTGGAGGGCATGGTGCTGTTCGCGAAGCTCGACAACGACCCGCAGCTGCTGGACACCCTGTGGGAGCACGTGGAGGGGGTGCTCGCGCTGAACTGA
- a CDS encoding crotonase/enoyl-CoA hydratase family protein: MSSVRVERSGPVCTVLLNRPEVRNAVDGPTAHTLTEVFREFDEDPELSVAVLHGEGGVFCSGADLKALGTARSNDPLSPTGPMGPTRMRLSKPVIAAVAGPAVAGGLELALWCDLRVVEEDAVFGVFCRRWGVPLIDGGTVRLPRLIGTSRALDLVLTGRPVDAAEALSIGLANRVVPAGTSRAAAEGLAREIAAFPQLCLREDRLSVLEQEGLAEADALANEMHHGMVSLRDVESGLSRFLAGEGRHGRFDG; this comes from the coding sequence GTGAGTTCCGTACGCGTGGAACGGTCCGGACCGGTGTGCACGGTGTTGCTGAACCGCCCCGAGGTGCGCAACGCGGTGGACGGCCCGACGGCGCACACCCTCACCGAGGTGTTCCGCGAGTTCGACGAGGACCCGGAGCTGTCGGTGGCCGTGCTGCACGGCGAGGGCGGCGTGTTCTGCTCGGGCGCGGACCTGAAGGCCCTGGGCACGGCCCGCAGCAACGACCCGCTCTCACCCACCGGTCCGATGGGGCCGACGCGGATGCGGCTGTCGAAGCCGGTGATCGCGGCGGTGGCCGGTCCGGCGGTGGCGGGCGGGTTGGAGCTGGCGCTGTGGTGCGACCTGCGGGTGGTCGAGGAGGACGCGGTGTTCGGCGTCTTCTGCCGGCGGTGGGGCGTGCCGCTGATCGACGGGGGGACGGTGCGGCTGCCCCGGTTGATCGGGACGTCCCGGGCGCTGGACCTGGTGCTGACCGGGCGGCCGGTGGACGCGGCGGAGGCGTTGTCGATCGGGTTGGCGAACCGGGTGGTGCCCGCCGGGACGTCCCGGGCGGCGGCCGAGGGGTTGGCGCGGGAGATCGCGGCCTTCCCACAGCTGTGCTTGCGGGAGGACCGGTTGTCGGTGCTGGAGCAGGAGGGGTTGGCGGAGGCGGACGCGCTGGCCAACGAGATGCACCACGGGATGGTGTCGCTGCGGGACGTGGAGTCGGGCCTGTCCCGCTTCCTGGCCGGCGAGGGCCGCCACGGCCGCTTCGACGGCTGA
- a CDS encoding NAD(P)H-dependent flavin oxidoreductase produces the protein MTSPSRLLDLLGIAHPIVQGPFGGGLSSVALAAAVSGGGALGSFGAHHLRPDAITRLVADLRAATARPFAVNLWVPQPGEDAPVDLAPYRERLAPLYRRLDLGDPPDHLDLPDFTAQVEALLAAGPPVISFVMGIPPQDVLAEAKRKGIVTLGTATTVDEAVALEAAGVDAVVASGSDAGGHRGAFLKPVEHSLVGTFSLVPQVVDAVSLPVIAAGGIGDRRGIAAARALGADGVQIGTGFLGTRESNASEVHKRMLHSDAAKVTVLTKVFSGRMARGIHNGLVDELAGADLPHYPVQNALMQPLRKAAAERGLADYVSLWAGQAAPLTAAKSAREYLDELVGPQN, from the coding sequence ATGACATCACCCTCGCGGCTCCTCGACCTGCTGGGGATCGCGCACCCGATCGTGCAAGGCCCGTTCGGCGGCGGGCTGTCGTCCGTCGCGCTCGCCGCCGCCGTGTCCGGGGGTGGAGCACTCGGGTCCTTCGGCGCCCACCACCTCCGCCCCGACGCCATTACCCGACTGGTCGCCGACCTCCGAGCCGCCACCGCCCGCCCGTTCGCGGTCAACCTGTGGGTTCCGCAGCCCGGCGAAGACGCCCCCGTCGACCTCGCACCCTACCGAGAACGGCTGGCACCCCTCTACCGACGACTCGACCTCGGCGACCCGCCCGACCACCTCGACCTACCCGACTTCACCGCCCAGGTCGAGGCGCTGCTGGCCGCCGGCCCGCCCGTGATCAGTTTCGTCATGGGCATCCCGCCACAGGACGTCCTCGCGGAAGCGAAGCGGAAGGGCATCGTCACCCTCGGCACGGCCACCACCGTGGACGAGGCGGTGGCGCTCGAGGCCGCCGGCGTGGACGCGGTCGTGGCGTCGGGCAGTGACGCCGGCGGTCACCGCGGGGCGTTCCTCAAGCCGGTGGAGCACTCGCTGGTGGGCACGTTCTCGCTGGTGCCGCAGGTGGTGGACGCGGTGTCACTCCCCGTCATCGCCGCCGGCGGCATCGGGGACCGGCGGGGGATCGCGGCGGCGCGGGCGTTGGGGGCGGACGGGGTGCAGATCGGCACCGGGTTCCTCGGCACGCGCGAATCCAACGCGAGTGAGGTGCACAAGCGGATGCTGCACAGTGACGCCGCCAAGGTCACCGTGCTGACGAAGGTGTTCTCGGGGCGGATGGCGCGGGGGATCCACAACGGGCTGGTCGACGAGCTGGCCGGTGCCGACCTCCCCCACTACCCGGTGCAGAACGCCCTGATGCAGCCCCTGCGGAAGGCGGCGGCGGAGCGGGGCCTGGCCGACTACGTCAGCCTCTGGGCGGGCCAGGCGGCCCCGCTCACCGCGGCGAAGTCGGCGCGGGAGTACCTGGACGAACTGGTGGGACCGCAGAACTAG
- a CDS encoding ABC transporter substrate-binding protein, which yields MRTRTLLLLTTLLALVVSGCGAPAASPDNGVQPSVDVVSALAKDETIAALLPEATRQAGVVKFGSSVGGQPPSSYYAEDNKTVLGQDIDIAEAVGKVLGVRIEREVASFEAILPALTSGKYEVGTGNFGVTEARLKTIDFVTYINDGQGFAIRKDDDRFQKVENLLQLCGLKIGVGAGTTFEATLEREKHICPDAGKPAYEVLTFSENAAIYLGLQQRHFDVIMSTINGLRHAAANQPNLKFLNEFKRLDVGFAFKKGSPLTPAFQAAVNKLIKDGTYQRILDKWGTTASALPESKISPPEHA from the coding sequence ATGCGCACCAGAACCCTGCTGTTGCTGACCACGCTGCTGGCCTTGGTGGTCTCCGGCTGCGGTGCGCCCGCCGCAAGCCCGGACAACGGCGTACAACCATCGGTCGACGTCGTCTCCGCGCTGGCCAAGGACGAGACCATCGCCGCCCTGCTCCCCGAGGCGACCCGGCAGGCCGGCGTGGTGAAGTTCGGCTCGTCCGTGGGCGGCCAGCCACCGTCGTCGTACTACGCCGAGGACAACAAGACCGTGCTGGGCCAGGACATCGACATCGCCGAGGCGGTCGGCAAGGTCCTGGGCGTGCGGATCGAGCGCGAGGTGGCGAGCTTCGAGGCCATCCTGCCGGCGCTCACCTCCGGCAAGTACGAGGTGGGCACCGGCAACTTCGGCGTCACCGAGGCGCGGCTCAAGACCATCGACTTCGTCACCTACATCAACGACGGCCAAGGCTTCGCCATCCGCAAGGACGACGACCGCTTCCAGAAGGTGGAGAACCTGCTACAGCTGTGCGGCCTGAAGATCGGCGTAGGAGCCGGCACGACCTTCGAGGCCACCCTGGAACGCGAGAAGCACATCTGCCCGGACGCCGGCAAACCGGCGTACGAGGTCCTGACCTTCTCCGAAAACGCGGCCATCTACCTGGGCCTGCAACAACGCCACTTCGACGTCATCATGAGCACCATCAACGGCCTCCGCCACGCGGCCGCCAACCAGCCGAACCTGAAGTTCCTGAACGAGTTCAAGCGGTTGGACGTGGGCTTCGCCTTCAAGAAGGGCTCGCCACTGACCCCGGCCTTCCAGGCAGCGGTGAACAAGCTCATCAAGGACGGGACGTACCAACGAATCCTGGACAAGTGGGGCACCACGGCATCCGCCCTGCCGGAGTCCAAGATCAGCCCTCCGGAACACGCCTAA
- a CDS encoding S1C family serine protease yields MTQGFPAMSGSLIEPEPAPAVKPFWRRTGTAVTTAALVAALFGGVTGGVVGALNAPGETVGTSSTPVALNSGSSTLDVSAVAAKVLPSVVQVNVAGAQGQGLGSGVVLSSDGRILTNNHVVAGAQKVTVTLNDGRTVDAKVVGTDPASDLAMVQAVGVSGLTPATFADSDDVKIGDQVVAIGSPEGLQGTVTSGIVSALDRTVTVPGATRRSNVSYQAIQTDASINPGNSGGPLINAAGQVIGINSAIYSPASDNGQAGSVGIGFAIPANQAKQIADQLT; encoded by the coding sequence ATGACACAGGGATTCCCCGCCATGAGCGGGTCGTTGATCGAACCGGAGCCGGCACCCGCGGTGAAGCCGTTCTGGCGGCGCACCGGCACCGCCGTCACGACGGCCGCCCTGGTCGCCGCGTTGTTCGGCGGTGTGACGGGCGGTGTGGTCGGCGCCCTCAACGCGCCCGGCGAGACCGTCGGCACGTCCAGCACGCCGGTCGCCCTCAACTCGGGTTCGTCCACTCTGGACGTCTCGGCGGTCGCCGCCAAGGTGCTGCCGAGCGTGGTCCAGGTGAACGTCGCCGGGGCGCAGGGCCAGGGACTCGGGTCAGGGGTGGTGCTGTCCTCGGACGGCCGCATCCTCACCAACAACCACGTCGTCGCCGGCGCGCAGAAGGTCACCGTGACGCTGAACGACGGCCGCACGGTGGACGCGAAGGTCGTCGGCACCGACCCGGCCAGCGACCTGGCCATGGTGCAGGCGGTCGGCGTCTCCGGCCTGACGCCCGCCACCTTCGCCGACTCGGACGACGTCAAGATCGGCGACCAGGTCGTGGCGATCGGCTCGCCCGAGGGCCTGCAGGGCACGGTCACGTCCGGCATCGTCAGCGCCCTGGACCGCACGGTCACCGTGCCCGGCGCGACCCGCCGCTCGAACGTCAGCTACCAGGCCATCCAGACCGACGCGTCGATCAACCCGGGCAACTCGGGCGGACCGCTGATCAACGCGGCCGGCCAGGTGATCGGCATCAACTCGGCGATCTACTCGCCCGCGTCGGACAACGGCCAGGCGGGCAGCGTGGGGATCGGGTTCGCGATCCCGGCCAACCAGGCCAAGCAGATCGCCGACCAGCTCACGTGA
- a CDS encoding acyl-CoA dehydrogenase family protein has protein sequence MLDFRLDEEYEALRKTVEEFARDEVAPVIGEFYEREEFPYEIVAKMGRMGLFGLPFPEEYGGMGGDYFALCLALEELARVDSSVAITLEAGVSLGAMPLYRFGSPEQKQEWLPRLTSGEALGAFGLTEPGGGSDAGALRTTARLDGDEWVLNGTKAFITNSGTDITGLVTVAAVTGRRENGKPEISAILVPSGTPGFTVSRKYSKVGWNASDTRELSFQDCRVPAANLVGERGRGYAQFLQTLDEGRVAIAALGVGLAQGCVDECLRYVREREAFGRKIGEYQAIQFKIAEMEARTHTARLAYYQAAAKMLRGEPFKREAAIAKLVSSETAMDNAREATQIFGGYGFMNEFPVGRFYRDAKILEIGEGTSEVQKMLIARELGLH, from the coding sequence ATGTTGGACTTCCGCCTTGACGAGGAGTACGAGGCGCTGCGCAAGACCGTCGAGGAGTTCGCGCGCGACGAGGTCGCACCGGTCATCGGCGAGTTCTACGAGCGCGAGGAGTTCCCCTACGAGATCGTCGCCAAGATGGGGCGGATGGGGCTGTTCGGGCTGCCGTTCCCCGAGGAGTACGGCGGCATGGGCGGCGACTACTTCGCGCTGTGCCTGGCGCTGGAGGAGCTGGCCCGGGTCGACTCCTCGGTGGCGATCACGCTGGAGGCGGGGGTCTCGCTGGGCGCGATGCCCCTGTACCGCTTCGGTTCTCCCGAGCAGAAGCAGGAGTGGCTGCCGCGGTTGACTTCGGGGGAGGCGCTGGGCGCGTTCGGCCTGACCGAGCCCGGCGGCGGCTCCGACGCCGGTGCCCTGCGCACGACCGCGCGGCTCGACGGTGACGAGTGGGTCCTGAACGGCACCAAGGCGTTCATCACCAACTCGGGCACGGACATCACCGGCCTGGTGACGGTCGCGGCCGTGACCGGTCGGCGGGAGAACGGCAAGCCGGAGATCTCGGCGATCCTGGTGCCGTCCGGCACGCCGGGGTTCACGGTGTCCCGCAAGTACTCCAAGGTCGGGTGGAACGCCTCCGACACGCGCGAGCTGTCGTTCCAGGACTGCCGGGTGCCGGCGGCGAACCTGGTCGGCGAGCGGGGCCGGGGTTACGCGCAGTTCCTCCAGACGCTGGACGAGGGCCGGGTGGCGATCGCCGCGCTGGGCGTCGGGTTGGCGCAGGGCTGCGTGGACGAGTGCCTGCGGTACGTGCGCGAGCGCGAGGCGTTCGGCCGCAAGATCGGCGAGTACCAGGCCATCCAGTTCAAGATCGCCGAGATGGAGGCCCGCACCCACACCGCGCGCCTGGCGTACTACCAGGCGGCGGCGAAGATGCTGCGCGGCGAACCGTTCAAGCGCGAGGCGGCGATCGCGAAGCTGGTGTCGTCGGAGACGGCGATGGACAACGCGCGCGAGGCGACGCAGATCTTCGGCGGGTACGGGTTCATGAACGAGTTCCCGGTGGGCCGGTTCTACCGGGACGCGAAGATCCTGGAGATCGGCGAGGGCACCAGCGAGGTGCAGAAGATGCTGATCGCCCGCGAACTGGGCCTGCACTAG
- a CDS encoding FAD-binding oxidoreductase translates to MPERPNVVRVSDHSQAVAALRGQYEAIPAGAPVRLAKPTSNLFRFRADQPGGLDVARFNRVLSVDPDAMTAQVQGMTTYEDLVDATLPHGLMPLVVPQLKTITLGGAVAGLGIESSSFRNGLPHESVRELEVMTGDGEVVVVGPEDDLFRGFPNSYGTLGYTLRLEIELERVHPFVKLRHVPFGSAEECAEVIEAVCAERTYQGEPVDFVDGTVFSGTEQYLTLGSWADRAPYRSDYTGNAIYYRSIQSRRTDYLTVRDYLWRWDTDWFWCSRAFGVQHPVVRRLVPKRYLRSDVYRKIVAWDRRRGFSAKLSKAVQEPVIQDVEIPVDRLAEFLDFFHREIGIEPVWLCPVRLRDRTGWPLYPMDPDVLYVNVGFWSTVDLRPGEPMGSRNRLIEDKVTELGGHKSLYSDSYYEEQEFWDNYNGPTYRELKKRYDAASRLPDLYTKCVLRG, encoded by the coding sequence ATGCCCGAGCGGCCTAACGTCGTGCGCGTGAGCGATCACAGCCAGGCGGTGGCCGCGCTGCGCGGCCAGTACGAAGCGATCCCCGCGGGTGCGCCCGTGCGGCTCGCGAAGCCGACGTCGAACCTGTTCCGGTTCCGCGCCGACCAACCCGGGGGGCTCGACGTGGCCCGCTTCAACCGGGTGCTCTCAGTCGACCCCGACGCGATGACCGCGCAGGTCCAGGGCATGACGACTTACGAGGACCTGGTCGACGCCACCCTCCCGCACGGCCTCATGCCCCTGGTCGTGCCCCAGCTCAAGACCATCACCCTGGGCGGCGCGGTCGCGGGCCTGGGCATCGAGTCCAGCTCGTTCCGCAACGGCCTGCCGCACGAGTCCGTGCGCGAACTGGAGGTCATGACCGGCGACGGCGAGGTCGTCGTGGTCGGCCCGGAGGACGACCTGTTCCGCGGTTTCCCGAACTCGTACGGCACCCTCGGCTACACGCTCCGGCTGGAGATCGAGCTCGAACGCGTGCACCCCTTCGTCAAGCTGCGGCACGTCCCGTTCGGCAGCGCGGAGGAGTGCGCCGAGGTCATCGAAGCGGTCTGCGCGGAACGGACGTACCAGGGCGAACCGGTCGATTTCGTCGACGGCACGGTGTTCTCCGGGACCGAGCAGTACCTGACCCTGGGCAGTTGGGCCGACCGCGCCCCGTACCGCTCCGACTACACCGGCAACGCCATCTACTACCGCTCGATCCAGTCCCGCCGCACCGACTACCTGACCGTGCGGGACTACCTGTGGCGCTGGGACACCGACTGGTTCTGGTGCTCCCGGGCCTTCGGCGTCCAGCACCCCGTGGTCCGACGGCTGGTGCCCAAGCGGTACCTGCGGTCGGACGTCTACCGCAAGATCGTCGCGTGGGACCGCAGGCGCGGCTTCTCCGCCAAGCTCAGCAAGGCGGTGCAGGAACCGGTCATCCAGGACGTCGAGATCCCGGTGGACCGCCTCGCCGAGTTCCTCGACTTCTTCCACCGCGAGATCGGCATCGAGCCGGTCTGGCTGTGCCCGGTGCGGCTGCGCGACCGCACCGGCTGGCCGCTGTACCCGATGGACCCGGACGTGCTGTACGTCAACGTCGGCTTCTGGTCCACAGTGGACCTGAGGCCGGGCGAGCCGATGGGCAGCCGCAACCGGTTGATCGAGGACAAGGTCACCGAGCTGGGCGGGCACAAGTCGTTGTACTCGGACTCCTACTACGAGGAGCAGGAGTTCTGGGACAACTACAACGGTCCCACCTACCGGGAGCTGAAGAAGCGGTACGACGCCGCGAGCCGGCTCCCGGACCTGTACACCAAGTGCGTTCTCCGCGGGTAG
- a CDS encoding SAM-dependent methyltransferase, which produces MRLAEVFQRAVGGDRAVGFSAYDGSKAGPDDAGVRIEVRSPEALSYLASAPGELGLARAYVTGHLEIIGDVYGALRSLSEISLREVPWAERLSLLGTLGRERLRSRVEIPPQERRLHGLRHSKARDREAIAHHYDVSNTFYEWILGPSMAYTCAVYPTAESTLEQAQFAKHDLVARKLGLKPGMRLLDVGCGWGGMVMHAAREYGVKALGVTLSRNQAEWAQKAIVEAGLSDLAEVRYLDYRDVRETGFDAISSIGLTEHIGKAKLPAYFRHLYRKLKPGGRMLNHCITRPDNKQRARTGGFINRYVFPDGELVGPGHLVSLMHDTGFEVRHEENLREHYAMTLAAWCENLDKHWDEAVDEVGLGRARVWRLYLAASRLGFERNNIQLHQVLGVKLDGTKSHMPLRPDWLS; this is translated from the coding sequence ATGCGGTTGGCCGAGGTGTTCCAGCGCGCGGTCGGGGGCGACCGGGCGGTGGGGTTCAGCGCGTACGACGGCAGCAAGGCCGGGCCGGACGACGCGGGTGTGCGCATCGAGGTGCGGTCGCCGGAAGCCTTGTCGTACCTGGCGTCCGCGCCGGGCGAGCTGGGGCTGGCCCGCGCCTACGTCACCGGTCACCTGGAGATCATCGGTGACGTCTACGGCGCGTTGAGGAGTCTGTCGGAGATCTCGCTGCGGGAAGTGCCGTGGGCCGAAAGGCTTTCGCTGCTCGGCACGCTCGGGCGCGAGCGGCTGAGGTCGAGAGTCGAGATCCCGCCGCAGGAGCGGCGGCTGCACGGGCTGCGGCACTCCAAGGCCCGCGACCGCGAGGCGATCGCGCACCACTACGACGTCTCGAACACGTTCTACGAGTGGATCCTCGGCCCGTCCATGGCCTACACGTGCGCCGTGTACCCGACGGCGGAGTCCACCCTGGAGCAGGCGCAGTTCGCCAAGCACGACCTGGTGGCGCGCAAGCTCGGGCTCAAGCCCGGGATGCGGCTGCTGGACGTCGGCTGCGGCTGGGGCGGCATGGTCATGCACGCCGCGCGCGAGTACGGCGTGAAGGCCCTGGGCGTCACGTTGTCGCGCAACCAGGCCGAATGGGCGCAGAAGGCGATCGTCGAGGCCGGGCTGTCGGACCTGGCGGAGGTGCGCTACCTGGACTACCGGGACGTCCGCGAGACCGGGTTCGACGCCATCAGCTCCATCGGCCTGACCGAGCACATCGGCAAGGCCAAGCTGCCCGCCTACTTCCGGCACCTGTACCGCAAGCTCAAGCCCGGCGGCCGGATGCTCAACCACTGCATCACCCGACCGGACAACAAGCAGCGGGCGCGCACGGGCGGGTTCATCAACCGGTACGTGTTCCCGGACGGCGAGCTGGTCGGCCCCGGCCACCTCGTGTCCCTGATGCACGACACCGGTTTCGAGGTGCGGCACGAGGAGAACCTGCGCGAGCACTACGCGATGACGCTGGCCGCGTGGTGCGAGAACCTCGACAAGCACTGGGACGAGGCCGTGGACGAGGTCGGCCTGGGCCGGGCACGCGTGTGGCGGCTGTACCTGGCGGCGTCCCGGCTCGGGTTCGAGCGCAACAACATCCAGCTGCACCAGGTGCTGGGCGTGAAGCTGGACGGGACCAAGTCCCACATGCCGCTGCGCCCCGACTGGCTCAGCTGA